A genomic region of Alnus glutinosa chromosome 11, dhAlnGlut1.1, whole genome shotgun sequence contains the following coding sequences:
- the LOC133882889 gene encoding uncharacterized protein LOC133882889, with amino-acid sequence MEFIVEEGKHLHEECSTLVLPALSIGNVGQLAVDLIVSSTRAERIGYLDDPHVLPCVGNDAFGQLPQGELALPLEAYDSLPIGLTLLQQRSPVVKGMMVEFAKNLADFAAASGKKHVVVLSSLDFGRLRNIDMSSGLQTYYLSSTNTDGTDDYCEGLGWKRLQEYNPTQRGWKYLSNLAERNATHEETLPFEDELEEEDYYPSLPFAALFSCFKAKGLKVTCLFCYCSEGDNIPDAFHLAEAASKLLGLSPSNFHGDEGGKWLIPFSWKTVYGPPPDIDMF; translated from the exons ATGGAATTCATTGTTGAAGAGGGCAAGCACCTTCACGAGGAGTGCTCTACTCTAGTCCTG CCTGCGCTATCGATTGGAAACGTGGGGCAGCTGGCAGTAGATCTTATAGTATCGTCAACGAGAGCGGAGAGAATTGGGTACTTGGACGATCCTCACGTTCTTCCCTGTGTAGGAAACGACGCGTTCGGGCAGCTTCCTCAGGGCGAGCTCGCTCTTCCTCTAGAAG CGTATGATTCGTTGCCTATTGGGTTGACTCTTCTCCAACAAAGGTCCCCAGTTGTTAAG GGGATGATGGTTGAATTTGCTAAAAACTTGGCTGATTTTGCTGCTGCTAGTGGGAAGAAGCATGTCGTTGTGCTGTCTAGCTTAGACTTTGGGAGGTTGCGAAATATTGATATGTCAAG TGGTTTGCAGACATACTACTTGTCTAGCACCAATACTGATGGAACAGATGATTACTGTGAGGGACTTGGGTGGAAAAGACTGCAGGAATACAACCCTACCCAGAGGGGTTGGAAATATCTCAGCAATTTAGCTGAAAGAAATGCCACGCATGAAGAAACTCTGCCTTTTGAAGATGaactagaagaagaagattactATCCAAGCTTGCCCTTTGCTgcacttttttcttgttttaag GCCAAAGGTTTGAAGGTCACCTGCTTATTTTGCTACTGCTCAGAAGGGGACAACATACCGGATGCTTTCCATTTGGCTGAGGCAGCGAGCAAACTTCTGGGGCTAAGTCCCAGTAATTTCCATG gCGATGAAGGTGGTAAATGGCTCATTCCATTTTCGTGGAAGACTGTGTATGGACCACCCCCAGATATAGACATGTTTTAG